Below is a window of Microbacterium saperdae DNA.
TCGCGGTCGGCATCGCCGACCTGGGCGGCTCGCCGCTGATCATCTCGACCGCGAACAGCCAGCTCGGCGGCAAGGAGACCCCCTCGGACACCGCGCGCGTGCTCGAACGCCAGGTCGCGGCGATCGTGTGGCGCACCTACGCGCAGTCGGGACTGGAGGAGATGGCCCGCGGCACCAGGGTGCCGGTCGTCAACGCCCTCTCCGACGACTTCCACCCCTGCCAGCTGCTGGCCGATCTGCTCACGATCCGCGAGCACAAGGGCGAGCTGAAGGGTCTCACCCTCACCTTCCTGGGTGATGGGCAGAGCAACATGGCGCACTCCTACGCTCTCGCCGGTGTCACCGCCGGCATGCACGTGCGGATCGCCTCGCCGGACGACTACGCCCCGCGCGCCGACGTGATCGAGGATGCCGACCGCCGCGCCGCGGAGACCGGTGGCTCGATCACGCTCTACACCGACCCGGTCGAGGCGGCGGCAGGCGCCGACGTCATCGTCACGGACACCTGGGTGTCGATGGGCAAGGAGGAGGAGAAGCTCGCGCGGATCCGCGACCTCGGCTCCTACAAGGTCACCCCGGAGACCATGGCGCTGGCCGACTCCGAAGCCATCTTCATCCACTGCCTCCCCGCCGATCGCGGGTACGAGGTGGACTCCAGCGTGATCGACGGCCCGCAGAGCGTGGTCTGGGATGAGGCGGAGAACCGTCTGCACGCCCAGAAGGCACTGCTGGTCTGGCTGCTCGGCAAGAAGGACGACTGATGACCGACGCCACGCACGAAGGCACCAACGAGGGCGCGCTCTGGGGTGCCCGGTTCGCCACGGGTCCCTCACCGGAGCTGGTGGAGCTCAGCCGTTCCACGCACTTCGACTGGATCCTCGCTCCCTATGACATCGCGGGCTCCCACGCCCACGCGACGGCGCTGGCCGCCGCGGGCTACCTGGAACCGGACGAGGCCGCACGCATGCACGAGGGCTTGGATGCCGTGGCCCGCAAGGTCGCCGACGGCACCCTGCTGCCCGCGCCGACCGATGAGGACGTG
It encodes the following:
- the argF gene encoding ornithine carbamoyltransferase → MTRHLLRDDDLTPAEQAEIIELALELKKDRWADKSLAGPQTVAVIFDKSSTRTRVSFAVGIADLGGSPLIISTANSQLGGKETPSDTARVLERQVAAIVWRTYAQSGLEEMARGTRVPVVNALSDDFHPCQLLADLLTIREHKGELKGLTLTFLGDGQSNMAHSYALAGVTAGMHVRIASPDDYAPRADVIEDADRRAAETGGSITLYTDPVEAAAGADVIVTDTWVSMGKEEEKLARIRDLGSYKVTPETMALADSEAIFIHCLPADRGYEVDSSVIDGPQSVVWDEAENRLHAQKALLVWLLGKKDD